One Succinispira mobilis DSM 6222 genomic window carries:
- a CDS encoding SLC13 family permease has product MTAAVKCLILLSVVALLFITELVPLAITATAGAIACGVLGFIPVKSVFAGLSNSTVVLFAGMFVVGAAMFHTGLAQKIGIGVVKMAGTSENGLMLGIMLVGAGLSSVLSNTGTAACLMPVVLGICAAAKIPASRQLMPLAFAAGLGGIITLVGTPPNIIAAGALKAAGFTPFGFFEFAWIGIPVTVVGIIYMMFIGKHLLPKAELNADQEIEQEIEASTANPTKQIISGTILAIVIVVMAIDSKIFTLEMAAITGALVCVLTGCLTEKQAYASIDWVTIFLFAGMMPVSEAMDKTGAGKLIAQWVVGIMGGSPSPLFVTIVLFILSCGLTQFMSNTAAAALLCPIGISIAKQLGASPHAVLMAIAVAASCAFATPVGTPPNTLVLGPGNYKFMDYVKAGTGLVVVSFVVAIIVIPMVWPFFPGK; this is encoded by the coding sequence ATGACGGCGGCAGTAAAATGTTTAATTCTTCTCTCGGTGGTGGCTCTGTTATTTATTACTGAACTTGTACCTTTGGCAATCACCGCGACGGCTGGAGCAATAGCTTGTGGAGTTTTGGGCTTTATTCCAGTAAAATCAGTATTTGCAGGTTTATCAAATTCTACAGTAGTTTTATTTGCGGGAATGTTCGTGGTTGGGGCAGCAATGTTCCACACTGGTCTTGCTCAAAAAATTGGTATAGGCGTAGTAAAAATGGCAGGCACCAGTGAAAATGGCTTAATGTTAGGGATTATGCTGGTAGGTGCGGGATTATCTTCTGTACTTTCTAATACTGGGACAGCAGCATGTTTAATGCCTGTAGTTTTAGGCATATGTGCAGCGGCAAAAATTCCTGCATCACGTCAATTAATGCCACTAGCTTTTGCAGCAGGATTAGGCGGAATCATTACCTTGGTAGGTACGCCACCGAATATTATTGCGGCTGGTGCCCTTAAAGCTGCTGGATTTACTCCTTTTGGTTTCTTTGAATTTGCTTGGATCGGAATTCCTGTTACAGTAGTAGGGATTATTTATATGATGTTTATTGGTAAACATTTATTGCCAAAAGCTGAATTAAATGCTGACCAAGAAATTGAACAAGAAATTGAGGCTAGCACAGCTAACCCAACTAAACAAATAATTTCTGGGACAATTTTGGCAATTGTAATCGTAGTAATGGCTATCGACTCTAAAATATTCACTTTAGAAATGGCAGCAATTACTGGTGCGCTAGTATGTGTATTAACTGGTTGCTTAACAGAAAAACAAGCCTATGCAAGTATTGACTGGGTAACAATCTTCTTGTTTGCCGGTATGATGCCAGTATCTGAAGCGATGGATAAAACAGGTGCGGGTAAACTTATTGCTCAATGGGTAGTAGGGATTATGGGTGGTTCACCAAGTCCGTTATTTGTAACAATAGTGTTATTTATTCTCTCTTGCGGCTTAACTCAGTTTATGTCCAATACGGCTGCAGCAGCGCTCTTATGTCCTATAGGAATTTCGATTGCAAAGCAATTGGGTGCTAGCCCACATGCAGTGTTGATGGCAATTGCAGTTGCTGCATCTTGTGCATTTGCAACTCCAGTAGGTACACCACCAAACACTTTAGTTCTCGGCCCTGGTAATTACAAATTTATGGATTATGTCAAAGCTGGTACCGGCTTAGTTGTGGTATCTTTTGTAGTTGCGATAATCGTAATTCCAATGGTATGGCCATTCTTCCCTGGCAAATAA
- a CDS encoding SLC13 family permease encodes MTAAIKCLILLAVVALFFVTEIIPLAITATAGAIACGVMGFIPVKAVFNGLSNSTVVLFAGMFVVGAAMFHTGLAQKVGTTVVKMAGTGENSLMLGIMLVGSALSSVLSNTGTAACLLPVVLGICTAAKIPASRQLMPLAFACGLGGIITLVGTPPNIIAAGALKAAGFAPFGFFEFAWIGIPITVAGIVYMMFIGKYMLPKVELSADQEIEQEIEASTANPTKQIISGVILAIVIVVMALDLKGFTLEMAAISGAVICVLTGCLTEKQAYASIDWVTIFLFAGMMPVSEAMDKTGAGKLIAEWVVGVMGGNPSPLFVTAILFILSCGLTQFMSNTASAALLCPIGVSIAKQLGASPHAVLMAIAVSASCAFATPVGTPPNTLVLGPGNYKFMDYVKAGTGLVVVSFIVSLIVIPMVWPFFPGK; translated from the coding sequence ATGACAGCAGCAATCAAATGTCTGATTTTATTAGCAGTAGTTGCGTTATTTTTCGTAACAGAAATCATACCTTTAGCAATTACAGCTACAGCAGGCGCAATCGCTTGTGGGGTTATGGGTTTTATCCCAGTTAAGGCAGTTTTTAATGGTTTATCAAATTCTACAGTGGTACTTTTTGCTGGGATGTTCGTAGTTGGGGCAGCAATGTTCCATACAGGACTTGCACAAAAAGTAGGTACAACAGTAGTAAAAATGGCAGGTACAGGTGAAAATAGTTTAATGCTAGGAATTATGCTGGTAGGTTCAGCTCTTTCTTCAGTGCTATCTAACACAGGAACGGCAGCATGTTTGCTTCCCGTAGTATTAGGGATCTGTACAGCCGCAAAAATTCCAGCATCACGCCAATTAATGCCACTAGCATTTGCGTGTGGTTTAGGTGGAATTATTACTTTAGTAGGCACACCACCAAATATTATCGCAGCTGGTGCTTTAAAAGCAGCAGGGTTTGCTCCCTTTGGTTTTTTTGAATTTGCGTGGATTGGAATTCCAATTACTGTAGCAGGTATAGTTTATATGATGTTTATTGGTAAATATATGTTACCAAAAGTTGAGCTAAGTGCTGATCAAGAAATCGAACAAGAAATTGAAGCTAGCACAGCAAATCCAACTAAACAAATTATCTCTGGTGTTATTTTAGCAATTGTTATCGTAGTAATGGCATTAGATTTAAAAGGCTTTACTTTAGAAATGGCCGCAATTTCCGGCGCTGTTATTTGTGTATTAACAGGTTGTTTAACAGAAAAACAAGCCTATGCAAGTATTGACTGGGTAACAATCTTCTTGTTTGCCGGTATGATGCCAGTGTCTGAAGCAATGGATAAAACTGGTGCGGGTAAACTTATCGCTGAATGGGTAGTAGGCGTAATGGGTGGCAATCCAAGTCCGCTATTTGTAACAGCAATTTTATTTATCCTATCTTGTGGTTTAACTCAATTTATGTCAAACACAGCTTCTGCAGCTCTGTTATGCCCAATTGGTGTTTCGATTGCTAAACAACTAGGTGCAAGTCCACATGCGGTTTTAATGGCAATTGCCGTATCAGCATCTTGTGCATTTGCTACTCCAGTAGGTACACCACCAAATACTTTGGTGCTTGGCCCTGGTAACTACAAATTTATGGATTATGTTAAAGCCGGTACAGGTCTAGTAGTAGTTAGCTTTATCGTATCTTTGATAGTAATTCCAATGGTATGGCCATTCTTCCCAGGTAAGTAA
- a CDS encoding SLC13 family permease: MTPAIKCLILLTVVALFFVTEIIPLAITATAGAIACGVLGFIPVKAVFTGLSNSTVVLFAGMFVVGAAMFHTGLAQKVGTTVVKMSGTGENSLMLGIMIVGASLSSVLSNTGTAACLLPVVLGICTAAKIPASRQLMPLAFACGLGGIITLVGTPPNIIAAGALKAAGFEPFGFFEFAWIGIPITVAGIVYMMFIGKHMLPKVELSADQEIEQEIEASTANPTKQIISGVILAIVIVVMALDLKGFTLEMAAITGAIVCVLTGCLTEKQAYASIDWVTIFLFAGMMPVSAAMDKTGAGKLIAEWVVGVMGGTPSPLLVTGILFILSCGLTQFMSNTASAALLCPIGVSIAKQLGASPHAVLMAIAVSASCAFATPVGTPPNTLVLGPGNYKFMDYVKAGTGLVIVGFIVSLMVIPMVWPFFPAK, encoded by the coding sequence ATGACCCCAGCAATCAAATGTTTAATCTTATTGACTGTAGTTGCTTTATTTTTCGTAACAGAAATCATACCTTTAGCAATTACGGCCACAGCAGGTGCTATCGCTTGTGGAGTTTTAGGCTTTATACCAGTTAAAGCAGTTTTTACAGGCTTGTCAAACTCAACAGTAGTTCTCTTTGCCGGGATGTTCGTAGTTGGTGCAGCAATGTTCCATACAGGACTTGCGCAAAAAGTAGGTACAACAGTAGTAAAAATGTCAGGTACAGGCGAAAATAGCTTAATGTTAGGGATTATGATTGTCGGCGCTTCCTTGTCTTCTGTATTATCTAATACAGGAACAGCAGCATGTTTGCTTCCCGTAGTATTAGGGATCTGTACAGCTGCAAAAATTCCAGCATCACGCCAATTAATGCCACTAGCATTTGCGTGTGGTTTAGGTGGGATTATTACTCTAGTAGGAACACCACCGAATATTATCGCAGCTGGTGCTTTAAAAGCTGCAGGTTTTGAACCTTTTGGTTTTTTTGAATTTGCTTGGATTGGAATTCCAATTACTGTAGCGGGAATAGTTTATATGATGTTTATTGGTAAACATATGTTACCAAAAGTTGAGCTAAGTGCTGATCAAGAAATCGAACAAGAAATCGAAGCTAGCACAGCAAATCCAACTAAACAAATTATCTCTGGTGTTATTTTAGCAATTGTTATCGTAGTAATGGCTCTAGATTTAAAAGGCTTTACTTTAGAAATGGCCGCAATTACTGGCGCTATAGTATGTGTGTTAACAGGTTGTTTAACAGAAAAACAAGCCTATGCAAGTATTGACTGGGTAACAATCTTCTTGTTTGCCGGTATGATGCCAGTGTCAGCAGCAATGGATAAAACTGGTGCGGGTAAACTTATCGCTGAATGGGTAGTAGGCGTAATGGGTGGTACTCCAAGTCCACTATTAGTAACTGGAATTTTATTTATCCTATCTTGTGGTTTAACACAATTTATGTCTAATACAGCATCAGCAGCTCTATTATGTCCGATTGGTGTATCAATAGCGAAGCAATTAGGCGCTAGTCCACATGCCGTATTAATGGCAATTGCCGTATCAGCATCTTGTGCATTTGCTACACCAGTAGGTACACCACCGAATACCTTAGTACTTGGTCCTGGGAACTATAAATTTATGGATTATGTGAAAGCCGGCACTGGTCTAGTAATAGTTGGATTTATCGTATCGTTGATGGTAATTCCAATGGTATGGCCATTCTTCCCAGCTAAATAA
- a CDS encoding SLC13 family permease, with amino-acid sequence MTPAIKCLILLTVIALFFVTEIIPLAITATAGAIACGVLGFIPVKSVFSGLSNSTVVLFAGMFVVGAAMFHTGLAQKVGATVVKMAGTSENSLMFGIMLVGASLSSVLSNTGTAACLLPVVLGICTAAKIPASRQLMPLAFACGVGGIITLVGTPPNIIAAGALKAAGFEPFGFFEFAWIGIPLTFAGIVYMMFLGKYLLPKVELSADQEIEQEIEASTANPTKQIIAGTILAVVIVVMALDLKGFTLEMAAITGAIVCVLTGCLTEKQAYASIDWVTIFLFAGMMPVSAAMDKTGAGKLIAEWVVGIMGGAPSPLFVTAILFILSCGLTQFMSNTASAALLCPIGVSIAKQLGASPQAVLMAIAVSASCAFATPVGTPPNTLVLGPGGYKFMDYVKAGTGLVVVCFIVSLVVIPMVWPFFPAK; translated from the coding sequence ATGACACCAGCAATCAAGTGTTTAATCTTATTAACTGTAATTGCTTTATTTTTTGTAACTGAAATAATACCTTTAGCAATTACAGCGACTGCAGGCGCTATCGCTTGTGGGGTACTAGGTTTTATTCCTGTAAAATCAGTATTCAGTGGTTTATCTAATTCAACAGTGGTACTTTTTGCCGGGATGTTCGTAGTTGGGGCAGCAATGTTCCATACAGGACTTGCACAAAAAGTAGGGGCAACAGTAGTAAAAATGGCAGGTACCAGTGAGAACAGTTTAATGTTTGGTATTATGCTAGTTGGAGCATCTTTATCATCAGTATTGTCGAACACTGGTACAGCAGCTTGCTTACTGCCAGTAGTACTAGGAATTTGTACAGCTGCAAAAATTCCAGCGTCACGTCAATTAATGCCACTAGCATTTGCATGTGGAGTGGGTGGGATTATTACTTTAGTAGGTACACCACCGAATATTATTGCGGCCGGTGCTTTAAAAGCAGCAGGCTTTGAACCTTTTGGTTTCTTCGAATTTGCTTGGATTGGAATTCCTTTAACTTTTGCGGGCATTGTTTATATGATGTTTTTAGGAAAATATTTACTACCCAAAGTTGAATTAAGTGCTGATCAAGAAATCGAACAAGAAATCGAAGCTAGCACAGCAAATCCAACCAAACAAATTATTGCCGGTACAATTTTGGCAGTAGTAATTGTAGTAATGGCATTAGATCTAAAAGGCTTTACTTTAGAAATGGCGGCAATCACTGGCGCTATAGTATGTGTATTAACAGGTTGTTTAACAGAAAAACAAGCCTATGCAAGTATTGACTGGGTAACAATTTTCTTATTTGCTGGTATGATGCCAGTGTCTGCAGCGATGGATAAAACTGGTGCAGGTAAACTTATCGCTGAATGGGTAGTAGGAATTATGGGCGGCGCTCCAAGTCCGCTATTCGTAACAGCAATATTATTTATCCTATCTTGTGGTTTAACCCAATTCATGTCGAACACAGCATCAGCAGCTCTGTTATGCCCAATTGGCGTATCAATCGCAAAACAACTAGGTGCAAGCCCACAAGCAGTGCTAATGGCAATCGCCGTATCAGCATCTTGTGCATTTGCTACACCAGTAGGTACACCACCAAATACTTTGGTACTTGGTCCTGGTGGTTATAAATTTATGGATTATGTTAAAGCGGGTACTGGTCTAGTAGTAGTGTGCTTTATCGTATCTCTAGTAGTAATTCCAATGGTATGGCCATTCTTCCCAGCAAAATAA